Proteins encoded by one window of Primulina huaijiensis isolate GDHJ02 chromosome 1, ASM1229523v2, whole genome shotgun sequence:
- the LOC140983717 gene encoding spermidine hydroxycinnamoyl transferase-like, with amino-acid sequence MLSSSTTAIQHQIMVNLKATHIVRPAEPTPDETMYLNASDQIKDISHTPTIYFYKHTAALDVISILKDSLSKVLVLFYPLAGRLTWSAEGGSRVELHCNGKGVPVFEAESEAVVEDFGDFTPTLSIQALIPSVDYTTPIDEVPMVIVQLTRFRCGGVSIGLGISHVMADGPSALHFVDQWAKIARGGETISSPYLDRKVLETDKQLDSTFDPSVLRPPPTLIGQEDNMEQRKKPITVAFLNLSKLQIEKLRNKANLDFHQENNTASRGYSRFEAVAAHIWRCTSRARGHVSEQQTSLHFPADFRNKMNPPLPRNYLGNALIRVEATDTSGNLLSNSLGAASKKIREAVEKVTENTVISYLNFLKNLPDVGRFRSLDNNGRPKGDFYGNPNLAIISWTALPLYGTDFGWGKEIHMGPGPMGFDGKTFIIPSHNGDGSFNIAIWLQEEHMQEFKKCFYDQI; translated from the coding sequence ATGCTTTCTTCTTCCACCACAGCAATTCAACACCAGATAATGGTTAATCTGAAAGCTACACATATTGTCCGGCCAGCTGAGCCGACCCCAGATGAAACCATGTACTTGAACGCTTCTGATCAGATCAAAGATATATCACACACTCCGACTATTTACTTCTACAAACACACTGCCGCCTTGGATGTTATTTCGATTCTCAAGGATTCGCTAAGTAAAGTGTTGGTACTGTTTTACCCTCTGGCAGGGCGGCTGACATGGTCGGCGGAAGGTGGCAGCAGGGTGGAGCTTCATTGTAATGGGAAAGGTGTCCCCGTTTTTGAGGCGGAGTCGGAGGCGGTCGTGGAGGACTTTGGAGACTTCACTCCGACCTTATCTATTCAGGCTTTGATTCCGTCGGTAGATTACACTACCCCGATTGATGAAGTCCCGATGGTTATAGTGCAACTGACGCGTTTCCGTTGCGGTGGAGTTAGCATCGGCCTTGGGATCTCACATGTCATGGCGGATGGGCCGAGCGCTCTCCATTTCGTCGACCAGTGGGCGAAAATTGCACGCGGCGGTGAAACCATTTCTTCGCCGTACCTCGACCGGAAAGTGCTGGAAACAGACAAGCAACTTGATTCCACCTTCGACCCATCGGTTCTGCGGCCTCCGCCGACGTTAATCGGCCAAGAAGATAACATGGAACAAAGAAAGAAGCCCATCACCGTCGCTTTTCTCAACCTCAGCAAACTACAAATCGAGAAACTCCGCAACAAAGCGAACCTGGATTTCCACCAAGAAAACAACACAGCCAGCCGCGGGTACAGCCGATTCGAGGCCGTCGCAGCTCACATCTGGCGCTGCACAAGCAGAGCACGCGGCCACGTCTCCGAGCAGCAAACCAGCCTACACTTCCCCGCAGATTTCCGCAACAAAATGAATCCACCTCTGCCGAGAAACTACTTAGGAAACGCCCTGATTCGTGTTGAAGCCACGGATACTTCAGGAAACCTGCTATCAAACTCCCTCGGCGCAGCTTCCAAGAAAATCCGTGAAGCAGTTGAAAAGGTCACCGAAAACACAGTGATATCGTACTTGAATTTCTTGAAGAATCTACCAGACGTAGGCCGATTCAGATCCTTGGATAACAACGGCCGACCAAAGGGAGATTTCTACGGAAACCCGAATCTGGCGATCATTAGCTGGACGGCGCTGCCGCTTTACGGCACAGATTTTGGGTGGGGGAAGGAGATCCATATGGGTCCCGGACCAATGGGTTTCGACGGGAAAACGTTCATAATTCCTAGCCATAATGGAGATGGTTCATTCAATATCGCCATATGGCTGCAAGAAGAACACATGCAAGAATTCAAGAAATGCTTCTACGATCAAATATGA
- the LOC140972444 gene encoding uncharacterized protein, with protein sequence MEYESGSCNLSFLGSCKCKKQLFVISIFSGCSLMDIFERLGKKCAEITPEAMILQYVAPQHKMHVTLNDDDDVLNMIHLHMCMKLSMIELRAESKNEHVRNQNIRRHPGIIKAVNLLFTGSHHAYCLRHLVDNFVKVEKESAGRGIKHVDTSEKSYAFEWKHWWFTHYVIVLFLKMWGKSWFGLPYCHVVLVLVDVLYSYMFLEKKLGL encoded by the exons ATGGAATATGAAAGTGGGTCTTGCAACCTGTCGTTTTTGGGTAGCTGTAAATGCAAGAAACAGTTGTTTGTGATTTCAATTTTCAGCGGTTGTAGTTTGATGGACATTTTTGAGAGGCTTGGAAAAAAATGTGCTGAGATTACTCCTGAAGCCATGATTCTGCAATACGTAGCCCCCCAACACAAGATGCACGTGACTTTGAACGACGATGATGATGTCCTAAATATGATTCATCTTCATATGTGTATGAAGCTCAGCATGATTGAATTGAGGGCAGAGAGTAAAAACGAACATGTCCGCAACCAAAATATTCGGAG ACATCCTGGGATTATCAAGGCAGTTAATCTACTATTTACGGGCAGTCACCATGCGTACTGCTTGAGACATTTAGTTGATAATTTTGTGAAAGTG GAAAAAGAGAGTGCTGGAAGGGGAATCAAGCATGTTGATACCAGTGAGAAGTCGTACGCGTTCGAGTGGAAGCATTGGTGGTTTACGCATTATGtgattgttttgtttttgaaaatgtggGGAAAGAGTTGGTTTGGTTTGCCTTACTGTCATGTTGTTTTAGTGCTTGTTGATGTCTTGTATTCTTATATGTTCTTGGAAAAAAAACTTGGGCTTTAG